One Paenibacillus riograndensis SBR5 DNA segment encodes these proteins:
- a CDS encoding MFS transporter, giving the protein MEVLKNKQLTSRSVTYIFAGLILINICANYISGSTGIYAATAFREYDRIDLLSILFVIEPLTRSAALLISGSAGEYFGRKKLYLWSVGAYALSIFLCALSPDGFLFLIAQGASGFFWGLFFSNVFSILNDVVPEKEYPVRLATLQTVNFSVLIIGPIICGLLTEYWNWRMSLFALCPLFAAGLALIWFFLPDFNQRKFSEAQYAPQNILKDLQISVLLKHRGFLIVSLITFVFTCITCSGKYIPLYAQTALNSSATISALILLPCNLLGMLTVGLSGWYIKKKGCSKRFMLVMAGAGFMGTLVYAGMIFVTNYSIVILSTATIGIGLGIYQVAPFAYAQAYMGEQLIAKGTAFIGFIQGAASVLGGVVFSLAIGKGVAFALATTFIYGVVLLWITVFHYKEPAKLNVLHHEPYERQEQ; this is encoded by the coding sequence ATGGAAGTTCTCAAAAATAAGCAACTTACTTCACGTTCTGTCACCTATATTTTTGCCGGATTAATTTTAATTAATATCTGTGCCAACTATATTAGCGGGAGCACGGGGATTTATGCAGCGACGGCCTTTCGGGAATACGATCGAATTGATCTGCTAAGTATACTATTTGTAATTGAACCTTTGACAAGAAGCGCAGCGTTGCTTATTTCCGGAAGCGCTGGAGAATACTTCGGACGCAAAAAGCTGTATTTATGGAGTGTAGGCGCATATGCCCTTAGTATTTTCCTATGTGCACTATCACCTGATGGTTTTTTGTTTCTGATTGCTCAAGGGGCTTCCGGTTTCTTTTGGGGCCTGTTCTTCTCTAATGTTTTCTCTATTCTTAATGATGTAGTTCCTGAAAAAGAGTACCCTGTCCGGCTCGCTACGCTACAGACCGTCAACTTTAGCGTGCTGATTATTGGCCCTATTATCTGTGGCCTGTTAACTGAATACTGGAACTGGCGCATGTCCCTATTTGCGTTGTGCCCGTTATTTGCAGCGGGTTTAGCATTAATTTGGTTCTTCTTGCCTGATTTTAACCAACGAAAATTCTCTGAAGCACAATATGCTCCTCAAAATATATTGAAAGATTTACAGATCAGCGTCTTGCTGAAGCATAGAGGATTCCTGATCGTTTCACTGATTACGTTTGTTTTTACTTGTATAACATGCAGCGGTAAATACATTCCACTGTATGCGCAGACTGCACTTAATTCCAGTGCAACTATCAGCGCATTAATATTACTCCCGTGCAACTTACTCGGCATGCTGACAGTCGGTTTATCTGGTTGGTACATTAAAAAGAAGGGGTGCAGCAAACGCTTCATGCTGGTAATGGCCGGAGCCGGATTTATGGGCACCCTAGTTTATGCGGGAATGATCTTTGTCACCAATTATTCAATCGTCATCCTGTCTACAGCCACCATTGGGATAGGCTTAGGTATTTATCAAGTGGCTCCTTTCGCCTATGCCCAAGCTTATATGGGAGAACAACTGATTGCTAAAGGCACCGCATTTATTGGTTTTATTCAAGGTGCTGCGTCTGTCCTGGGGGGCGTCGTCTTCTCTCTCGCGATCGGGAAGGGGGTGGCTTTTGCACTGGCGACGACTTTCATTTATGGCGTTGTTTTACTATGGATTACAGTTTTTCACTATAAAGAACCGGCAAAACTAAATGTACTACATCATGAACCATACGAAAGGCAGGAACAGTAA
- a CDS encoding ROK family protein, translating to MRVKKMNQELVRQTLKANRKATKAAVAKFTGLSLGTCGSILNELLAAGEVLELETEESNGGRPAKVYQYNMDFAFIACIIIKAGLKKHSIEFTVANLAGEVVEKGREEYMPLDFTAIDQITGRLVAHYPKIQAIGFGVPGAVNQGIMNISDIEELIDVEIEALIREKYGVEVILENDMNLTVYGFYHKQEYEEEKSVAVATFIEGCFPGSGMMVNGHIHRGNSNFAGEISFLPYGMSRAEQFQRLHDRNTFHSTAAHAVSSLIAVMNPEMIALTGSLVQPADTALIRQECLKDIPEMHMPQLMLLKHPEEDYIHGLIRMTLESLSYSYQLVEKRI from the coding sequence ATGCGCGTCAAGAAGATGAACCAGGAGCTTGTTAGGCAGACCCTCAAAGCAAATAGGAAAGCTACAAAAGCTGCTGTGGCTAAATTCACAGGTTTGAGTCTTGGCACCTGCGGGAGCATTCTGAATGAGCTTTTAGCAGCAGGTGAAGTGCTGGAGCTGGAAACAGAAGAATCTAATGGCGGCCGGCCGGCAAAAGTGTATCAATACAATATGGATTTTGCTTTTATTGCTTGCATTATCATCAAAGCCGGATTGAAAAAGCACTCAATTGAATTTACGGTGGCAAACCTGGCTGGGGAAGTGGTGGAGAAGGGGCGTGAGGAATACATGCCGCTAGATTTTACCGCTATAGATCAAATAACCGGCCGCCTTGTCGCCCATTATCCCAAGATTCAGGCTATAGGCTTTGGTGTTCCTGGGGCAGTTAATCAGGGAATTATGAATATCAGTGATATTGAAGAATTAATTGATGTCGAGATTGAGGCGTTAATTCGTGAGAAGTATGGCGTAGAGGTTATTTTAGAAAATGATATGAATTTAACCGTGTATGGTTTTTACCACAAACAAGAATATGAAGAAGAGAAGTCTGTTGCTGTTGCAACTTTTATCGAAGGCTGCTTCCCTGGATCAGGTATGATGGTGAACGGGCATATTCATAGAGGGAATTCTAATTTTGCCGGAGAGATTTCTTTCCTGCCTTATGGGATGTCCCGTGCAGAGCAATTTCAGCGGTTGCATGACCGCAACACTTTTCATTCTACGGCCGCTCATGCAGTAAGCAGTCTGATCGCCGTCATGAATCCTGAAATGATTGCTTTGACAGGAAGTCTGGTACAACCTGCAGATACCGCTCTGATTCGTCAGGAATGTCTAAAGGATATACCCGAGATGCATATGCCGCAGCTTATGCTGCTTAAGCATCCGGAGGAGGACTACATACATGGTCTAATCCGTATGACGCTAGAAAGCTTATCCTATTCATACCAACTGGTGGAGAAGAGAATTTGA
- a CDS encoding DsbA family protein codes for MKNHRKKFTIVIGFVVIFAVILFSSNIFNEKTSANQLPTLMDAKGKLEIKKGDFDLENQPFLGDKNVKKDFKISAANGIFGTPTFLVNGIGVDTIQLREKVLEQLQ; via the coding sequence ATGAAAAACCATCGTAAGAAATTTACTATTGTAATAGGCTTTGTGGTCATTTTTGCAGTTATACTCTTCTCGTCTAATATTTTTAACGAAAAAACAAGCGCAAATCAACTTCCTACTTTAATGGATGCTAAAGGTAAGTTGGAAATTAAAAAGGGAGATTTTGATCTTGAGAACCAACCTTTTTTAGGTGACAAAAATGTAAAGAAAGACTTTAAAATTTCAGCAGCTAATGGAATTTTTGGTACGCCTACTTTTCTTGTGAATGGAATCGGAGTTGATACTATTCAACTGAGAGAAAAAGTTTTAGAACAACTTCAATAA
- the murI gene encoding glutamate racemase, with the protein MRIGFFDSGIGGMTVLHQALKFLPYEDYLFYADTKHVPYGEKSKEEVREYIIHAVEFIAKHHVKALVIACNTATSIVIEELRNLYSFPILGIEPAVKPAVDNMAGRQKKVLVLATNLTLKEKKYHDLVQRIDSEDIVDSLALPGLVQFAENFEFDENRVIPYLEKELSSFDIQQYGTVVLGCTHFPYFEGILRKVFPEEVDFISGSIGTAKNLKRILESKKLVNQGTGDIQYFKSGIEVQDSFSLSNYQKLFQILDGYYAGN; encoded by the coding sequence ATGAGAATAGGTTTTTTTGATTCGGGTATAGGCGGAATGACTGTACTTCATCAAGCATTGAAGTTTTTGCCATATGAAGATTATCTTTTTTATGCGGATACTAAACATGTTCCCTATGGAGAAAAATCAAAGGAAGAAGTAAGGGAGTATATCATTCATGCTGTAGAATTTATAGCTAAACATCATGTCAAAGCTTTAGTTATTGCCTGTAATACTGCCACCAGTATCGTTATTGAGGAACTCCGCAATCTATATAGCTTTCCTATACTGGGTATAGAACCGGCAGTAAAGCCAGCAGTTGATAATATGGCAGGAAGGCAGAAGAAGGTTCTAGTGCTGGCTACAAATTTAACGTTAAAAGAGAAGAAATATCATGATCTGGTTCAGCGGATTGATTCTGAAGATATTGTAGACAGTTTAGCACTTCCGGGGCTTGTACAGTTCGCTGAAAACTTTGAATTTGATGAGAATCGGGTTATTCCTTATCTAGAAAAGGAATTATCCTCGTTTGATATACAACAGTATGGTACTGTGGTGCTGGGTTGTACTCATTTCCCTTATTTTGAAGGGATATTGAGGAAAGTGTTTCCTGAAGAAGTTGATTTTATCTCAGGCAGCATAGGAACAGCAAAAAATTTGAAACGAATTCTTGAATCTAAAAAACTGGTTAACCAGGGAACAGGCGATATTCAATATTTCAAATCAGGTATAGAAGTACAGGATTCATTTTCATTATCTAACTATCAAAAGCTTTTTCAAATTTTAGATGGGTACTACGCAGGGAATTAA
- a CDS encoding carboxymuconolactone decarboxylase family protein: MNPCPFPPKIAPSEIYNPLEKQTAGRDNLGEFAPKFAELNDDVLFGEVWSREKELSPRDRSMITVATLISEGNFEQLTPHLHKAKANGITQEEIAEIITHLSFYAGWPKAWSAFNIAKQIFND, encoded by the coding sequence ATGAACCCTTGTCCATTCCCGCCAAAAATAGCTCCTTCAGAAATATACAACCCGTTAGAGAAACAAACTGCAGGCAGAGATAACTTGGGAGAATTCGCGCCGAAATTTGCTGAACTGAACGATGATGTATTGTTTGGTGAGGTTTGGTCAAGAGAGAAAGAACTCTCCCCCCGCGACCGCAGCATGATTACAGTAGCTACTTTAATCTCCGAAGGAAACTTTGAACAATTAACTCCACATCTTCATAAAGCGAAAGCAAACGGAATTACCCAAGAAGAAATTGCAGAGATCATTACACACCTTTCGTTCTATGCCGGTTGGCCCAAAGCCTGGTCCGCTTTTAACATCGCTAAGCAAATCTTTAATGATTAA
- a CDS encoding histidine phosphatase family protein: MEAIFMSMKLYLTRHGETEWNVVHRMQGFEDSPLTALGVRQAESLKTALDAVPLDIVYTSPSPRAIRTAKLICGDRNIPLETSEALMEMGFGIWEGRVHADVEAQFPEQWNLFWNDPEKFAITDSETYTQVHDRAIGFLNEIVQKHPGKSVLIVTHTIVVKMLMAHFAGSELKQLWKSPEILPTSLSRIDITDDAAEIILHGDVKHYKNL; this comes from the coding sequence ATGGAGGCCATTTTTATGAGTATGAAACTTTATTTGACACGACACGGTGAAACGGAATGGAACGTTGTGCACCGTATGCAAGGTTTTGAAGATTCCCCCTTAACAGCGCTTGGGGTCCGTCAGGCAGAAAGCCTAAAAACCGCTTTGGATGCTGTTCCCTTAGACATTGTCTACACGAGTCCTAGTCCCCGGGCTATTCGGACGGCTAAATTAATTTGCGGGGACAGGAATATCCCATTGGAAACTTCCGAAGCGCTGATGGAGATGGGGTTTGGGATTTGGGAAGGACGTGTTCACGCTGATGTGGAGGCCCAGTTTCCTGAGCAATGGAATCTTTTCTGGAACGACCCTGAGAAGTTTGCAATAACCGATAGCGAAACGTATACGCAAGTGCATGACAGAGCCATTGGATTCTTAAATGAAATTGTGCAGAAACACCCCGGGAAATCGGTGCTCATCGTTACGCATACCATTGTAGTAAAGATGCTGATGGCTCATTTTGCCGGAAGCGAACTGAAGCAGCTATGGAAATCGCCCGAAATCCTCCCAACCAGCCTTTCAAGAATCGATATCACGGATGATGCTGCTGAGATTATACTGCATGGGGATGTCAAGCATTATAAAAACTTGTAA
- a CDS encoding Ku family protein, which yields MHTIWKGSISFELDKVQEEASKRISILDFLKEDQIDLMYTQKAYFLGPVIKPVNGNCIQLATLHYANEIRSISNVPSLTNDNNVNEIQLKLALQVIKGIAGKTDLTSLSNPGQEKLQAAIQSSWSTDHF from the coding sequence GTGCATACAATATGGAAGGGTTCAATAAGTTTTGAATTAGATAAAGTTCAAGAAGAGGCCAGCAAGCGTATCAGTATTCTTGATTTCCTTAAAGAGGACCAGATCGACTTAATGTATACACAGAAAGCATATTTCCTTGGTCCAGTGATTAAACCAGTTAATGGTAATTGCATTCAACTAGCCACTCTGCATTACGCAAATGAGATTCGATCGATAAGTAATGTTCCCTCTCTAACTAACGATAATAATGTGAATGAGATTCAATTGAAGTTAGCATTGCAAGTTATCAAAGGTATTGCAGGTAAAACTGATCTAACCTCACTTTCTAATCCAGGACAAGAAAAATTACAAGCAGCCATTCAGTCGAGCTGGTCAACAGATCATTTCTAA
- a CDS encoding sugar O-acetyltransferase, producing MNQKERMLAGLPYKAWLDGLSEERTANKLKIHEYNLLRPDETERRDELIRSILGHTGKNVYVEPPFHCDYGANISVGENFYANFNCTILDVGKVVIGENVMFAPNVSIYTAGHPVHPDSRNSGYEYGIAITIGNNVWIGGNAIINPGVTIGHNVVIGAGSVVTKDIPDNVIAVGSPCKVVREITEEDRKYYFKDKEFDVPDYI from the coding sequence ATGAATCAGAAAGAAAGAATGCTTGCAGGACTCCCGTATAAGGCATGGCTGGATGGATTAAGTGAAGAGCGGACCGCCAACAAGCTGAAAATTCATGAATATAATCTGCTGCGCCCCGACGAAACGGAGAGAAGGGATGAATTGATCCGCAGCATCCTTGGTCACACTGGTAAGAATGTGTATGTTGAACCCCCCTTCCATTGCGACTACGGCGCAAATATCTCGGTGGGCGAGAACTTCTATGCCAATTTCAACTGCACCATTCTAGACGTCGGCAAGGTTGTAATCGGTGAGAATGTCATGTTTGCGCCGAATGTGTCCATCTATACGGCTGGTCATCCCGTTCATCCGGATTCCAGAAACTCAGGGTATGAATATGGGATTGCGATTACAATCGGCAATAACGTATGGATTGGAGGCAATGCTATCATCAATCCCGGCGTGACCATCGGACACAATGTGGTGATTGGGGCAGGCAGTGTAGTAACTAAAGACATACCTGATAATGTTATCGCGGTAGGCAGCCCTTGCAAGGTTGTCCGTGAAATCACGGAAGAGGACCGGAAATATTATTTTAAAGATAAAGAGTTTGACGTGCCGGATTATATTTAA